The Cytobacillus oceanisediminis genomic interval GCCCTCATTCATTCCCCATGGAACAAACTTATTTCGTCCAAATGTTACAGAAACCATTTGATTGTCAGTTAAGGCTTTATATGAACGAATAACACCTGAACCGCCAATATACTCTCCTGCTCCTGCTCCATCCGTATGCAAGCTGTACTCATCAACCATAATTCCATACCTTGTTTCAGCCACTTCAACTGGGACATTATATGTTTCACCATCACCAATGCAGAATTGCCCTCTTGCACCATCCTGACCTTCAGATGCACCCCAGCCGCCAACAGAAGGCTCAACAATTAAAAATGGTTCATCTGTATCCTGATGCAATCCTGATAATACAACCGAACAAACAGATAAAAGGTGACCGGCATTTAGCCTATGAGGAATAACTGGAGCAAGAGCTTTCCATATCAAATCTGCTCCTGCAAGCATGCTCTCCCAATAGATTGAAACAGGAGCTGGCCGTTCTGCTGAAAGAACTGAACCTTTATCCGTAATAACCTCCAATGGACGAAACACTCCATCGTTCGCATCTTGCGATGGGTTCGTAATGGCAAGGAAAATAGTTCTTACTGCCGAGACAAGTGCAGTATAAGAACAGTTAACAGGTCCTGGAACCTGAGGATGGCTGCCTCTAAAATCAGCAACAAATTTATCATCAGAGATGGTTACTTTAACTTTGATCTTGAATGGCCCATTTCCAAAACCGTCATCATCAATAAACCCTTCTGCATTAAAAGTGCCTTTTGGCAGTTTGGTTAATTCCTGACGGGCAAGCTGTTCTCCGTGGTCAAGCAGATAATCAACTGATGACAAAAATAATTGCTTCCCATGCTTTTCACATAATTCCTTAACACGTTTTTCACCTGTTTTAAGGGCAGCAACCTGAGCCCACATATCCCCCAGTGACAATTCCGGGAATCGGACATTGGCTTCGATGATATCGACAATAGCCTGATTGATTTCACCTTCATTGAAGAGCTTTACACTTGGAAACTGCAAGCCTTCCTGAAATATATCTGTAGCATCGTTGCTGAAGGAACCTGGATCTTTTCCTCCTACTTCTGTCCAATGAGCCTTATTGGCAGAGAAAGCAACAATTTCTCCTTTATAAAATATGGGCATGACAAGTCCAACATCGGAAAGGTGGGAACCGCCTCCGCCATAAGAATCATTAATGATGATAATATCGCCCTCTTTAAGCTTTCCATTCCCGAATTTCTTGAGTGTTTGCTTTACCATATCTGAAAGCATGCCAATAAATCCTGTAACTCCATTGCCTTGTGTTAACAGCTGCCCTTTCGCATCGGTAAGCCCGCTTGCATAATCCAGGACTTCATAAATAATGGGGCTCATTGATGTTTTTGCAAGTGCAATAAACATCTCATCTCCGATGGCAACAAGCGAATCTTTTACAATCTCAAGTGTAAATGGATCTACTTTACTGCGAACAATTTGCGTCATTTATTCCACCCCTGTTTCAATGATTAAATTTCCATACTCATCTACAGTCAAGGACTGACCTGGATAAATAACCGTAGAAGCAGACTGCTCCTCTACTATGGCTGGCCCGGAAATTTGCATGCCTTTACCAAATAAACTGCGGTGATATACCTTTGTTTCAATCCAGCCTTCCTCTTCAAAATAGACCGGCCGTGTTTCTTTGTAAGCTTCCTGGATATTGCTGTTTATAGAATTTATTTTTTTCATTTTAGGCTTTAGTACCTTCCCAAATGCTGTTAAATGCAGATTAACAATTTCTGCTGGTGTTCCTTCAAGCTTAAAAGTATAGTGCTGTTCATGAAGATCACCAAAGCGCTTAACCACTTCTATCAGGGTTTCATCAGACCATTCCCCGTTCGGAACAGGAACCTTTACAGTATGCTCTTGCCCAAGATATCGGATATCTGCAAACCTCGTAAATAACACCTTTTCTTCCGATACGCCCTCTTCCTGATATTGTTTAAGTGCTTGTACTTCAATTGAATTCCATTCTTTATTTAACTCAATAGGATTAAGTTCATTTATTCTTCTAATATATGTTTGGATGTAGTCATGCCTTAAGTCAGTCATTAGCATTCCCCATGCTGAAAACACAGATGAAGCTACTGGTACAATTACTTTTTTAACACCCAGTTCTTTAGCCAAAGCAGGTGCATGCATTGATCCTCCGCCGCCAAAAGCGACCAATGAGAATTCACGGGGATTATGTCCTTTTCTTACTGATATAAGCTTTAATGCATTCAACATATTGGAGTTCGCAATTCGAATAATCCCTAATGCAGCTTCTTCAACCGTCATTTCAAAATGATCGGCAACTTTCTCTTTAATGGCAGCCTTTACTTTATCTAAATCTACTTCATAGTCGAAGTTTTTCGGAGAAAGCCTTCCTGTTACAAGGTTCGCATCGGTGGTTGTTGGTTCCGTTCCACCTTGGCCATACGCTACTGGACCAGGTAAAGCGCCTGCAGATTGAGGACCAACCTTTAAAGACCCTGCTCCATCTATCCATGCGATTGAACCGCCACCATTGCCAATTTCAACAATATCAACAACCGGAACTTTTATTGGATAACCAGCACTCCGCTCATTTTTTTCGATAAAATAATCAGTTGAAACCTTTACTTCTCCCTGATTAATCAATGAACATTTTGCTGTGGTTCCGCCAATATCAAAAGCAATGATATTTTTCTCATTCAAGATTTCACCAAGAACTGCAGCACCATAAATCCCGGCTACAGGTCCGGACTCTACCATATTAATAGGGGTTTGTTTTGCACTATTAAAGGTTGTTGTACCGCCGTTTGACTGCATTATGTAATTCTGGCTGTCAGTCTTGTTTTCTACTAATTTATTATGTAGACGGTTTACATAGGTAGCCGCAATCGGCTTAACATATGAATTAAGAACCGTAGTACTGGTCCGCTCATATTCCCGCCATTCCTTTGTCACTTCATATGATGCTGTAACGGCTGCTTCAGGCCATAGCTTTTTTATTAATTCCACTGTCTCAATTTCATGAACAGGATTAACATAAGAGTGTAAGTAGGCGACAGCAATAGCTTCTACTCTTTGTTCCTTGAAATAGTTCACAACCTCAGCCACCTGTTCCTTATTTAACGGGGACAACACCTCACCTTTATAATTCAGGCGCTCCTCTACTTCCTGGCGTAAATAACGCTCAACAAAAGGCACCGGCTTTTCGTATCGAACATTAAATAGATCCGGGCGGTTTCCTCTTGCAATTTCAAGCACATCACGGAAACCTTTGGTTGTAATTAAACCTGTCTTGACGCCTTTACGTTCAGTAAGTGCATTGATAATAACTGTTGTACCATGGATAAATGTCTTGATAGCTGTCTGATCGATCCCGCTTTTCTCAATAACATCAATTACACCCTTTTCAAAATTGGGAGGTGTGGTATGGCTTTTAGCAACACCTATTTCTCCATCCTCATTGACATAAACAAGGTCAGTGAAAGTTCCGCCAATATCTGTAGCTACACGCATGATATTCCACCTTTCATTAAATAAGATATTTATAATCAGCCAATTAAAAAATAACTGGCGTCAAAACACAGAGTAATCTTGATTCTTCATTTATAGGATTTTCCATCGTGTGCGGGTAAGTGGATGGAAAGTGAATGGAATCACCTTCCCTGACAATATATTCCTTCCCATCTACATGAAAAATAACAAATCCCTTTAATACGTAATAATATTCCTCACCTGGATGGCCAAATTGCTGTATCTGTTTTTGGTTGGGGGCCAATGTAACCAGGAGCGGTTCAAGGCTTCTGCCCGGAAATTCACCGTTTACGCGAACATAAGTAAACTCCGAGCCCTTGATATTAAACGGCTTATGCTCACTGGCCTTCACCATAAAATTCTGATTTGGTTTCTCGTCTTCGAAAAACTCAGAAATTTTAACATTTAATGCATCCGCTATTTTTTTTAAAGAGGTAATAGCTAATGAAGTTGCCCCTCTCTCTACTTGAGAAAGAAAGCTGATTGACAAATCAGTACGTTCACTTAATTCCTTTAGGGTATAGCCATGCTGAAGTCTTAAATCTTTAATTTTCTTATAAATTTCTTCCATAATGAACTCCTTTGAAGCAGAACTGAAAAATTATAGTGTGGGTGTAATTAAGTTTTAGTAATACTGTAATTAAAAAGTATAATATCATAAAATATTTAAAATTAAAAGAAAATTTAAAATAAATATTCAAGCTATTATTAATTTTATAAGGTAATGTTGTCTATTGGCTCTCATTGGTAATCTTTACCCTCCCAACTGCTAATCTGGGAACAAGAAAAAGACACACTGAATGCCAGTGTGTTTGTTTTCCTTTTTATAAATCAAATATAATCCCCATAATCGAGTAAATAATAACCGTCGAAAACAGGACTGTCATATGGACAAGTGAAAAGATAAACAGTGATTTTGCCCATTTTTCCGGATCCATCCGTTTATAGCCGTATACACTGAGTGCCAGCCAGGCAATTCCCAAAAGCAGGGCCACCAGCATAAGGCCAATGCTTAAGGAACCTAACAGAAAACTGATACCAATTAAAATGATTAAATAAATATTCGTCTGAATATACGTTCTTCTGACCCCTTTTACAACGGGCAGCATCGGAACGTTTGCCGCTTTATATTCATCATGCTTTCGAATGGCAATCGCATAGAAGTGCGGCATTTGCCAAATGACGGTGATGATAAATAGGCCAAGGATCGCAGGATGCGTGATATCCGGATGGATGGCAGCCCAGCCAATGAGCGGCGGCATCGCACCGGAAATGCTTCCGATCTCCGTATTGTAAATGGTTCTTCTCTTGCTCCACATCGTATAAGGGACCACATAAAAAAACAGCCCCAAAAACCCAAGCAAGCCCGCTAAAGGAGTCGTGAAAGCAAGAGCGAGGATTCCAAAAACAGACATAAAGGCACCAAGCCACAATACCTGCTTTGGCTTGATTTCCCCTGTGACAGTTGGTCTGCTTTGGGTCCGCTTCATAATCGAGTCGATGTCCCGGTCATATAAATTATTAAAAGCCCCGGCTGCCCCCATTACCAGGCTTGAGCCAATAAAGGCCAGTAAAATCTCAGGCAGCTTCTCCAAAAGGCCGAAGTCATAGGTATATAAGGCCAATGTTAATCCTGCAAACATCGGGATCAGGTTTGATTTAATAATCCCGGTCTTGACTGTCAGTGCGAGGATCTTTGATAAAGACCGTCCCTGCATTTTCAGGGTTGCTTCCTCTTTCATGATCGATCTATTCCCCTTTTACTAATTATCTCTCTTCTCTATCTAAAAAAATACTAATTAGATTAACAGTATACACTTATTATAACAGGTGTTGCCACTTAATGATTTCTGAAAAATCACTGTGCTGAATCCTGATTGCAAATTGAAAAGAGAACCTTGCTCAGGTGCATAGTTCTCTTTGTCCATTCTACCATTATTCACATTGTAAAGGGGCTTATAATCGTGACAGCTTTGTATCACTTTCTGGATAATCAGCCTAAAAAATAATTCCGCCGTCTCAGCCATGAATGATATCTTCAGGATTTTCAGCCGAGATGCTCCAGCCGGCTAGAAGGAAAATTAAAACACTTTTCCTCTTTATCCGGTACGGTACATGAAGGTCCGGTGCTTGTATTTTTTGGAACAAACTATAGAAGATGAAGTATTATGAAGTATTTTTGAAGAGGATTCATTGATTGTTCAGCTTATAAATCTGCCGGGAGTGTTCTGAAATTTTTTGATCATAATATGCAAGATCATGCTTAGAAGCCATGGATGTTCTGATATCGTCAATCTGTTTAATCGCTTGATCTGCTTTGGTTTCAATTACAGACAATTTTTCATTCGTTTCAGTCATTTTTACATTTGTGGCAGCAACACTATGAATTAGTTGCTGGATAAGGTCTTCATGTCTTTTTAGGTCTGCTGTCAGCCTCTTATCCATTGAGCTGATCTTTTGGTCCATGGTGTCCAGCCTTTTGCCCATAGAAATAACTTTATCATCTAATGATTCAAGCTTGTTCAAAATTATATTAAGCGTTTTTTCCAAATCTCTCACCTCCTCTTATTGATGATTATATCAGGTTTGCAGGTATTATGTCGAAATCCTGCAGAAATGCAAGGTATCAAATTTACATGAACAAAATCTGCTGCAGTACTTCATTTGGACTCCTTTCATAAACTTTTGCCGATTGGAGTTGTTCCCCCCGTAGAAGTTCACCTAATTAAAGAATTTTAGTTGCAAGGAATCCTAATAAATGTAAATAATCTAAGTAAGCCATAGAAAGAACCCCTCTTTTTTAACTAAAGCGGGGTTTGGCTTCAATTTTCCTTCTACATTTACCTTACTAGCTTTTCTATTGGTTTATTCATTCTTATCTCCCAAGGGTCCTCACATAATAATGGACCATATTTCGTTTTTACCAGCATTGTGGCTGAACCTTTTGCATACTCCAATAAAGAAAACGAACCCGCTGGTGTTTCAGCCTGAATATCTACTCTTGCAGGGCAGCTCTTCATTTCATTTACGATCTGTGCTGCAATATTAACAGGAATCGGCTTTGGAGCACGTACCACAATGTCAAGATCGCTCCCAGATGTGACAGTCTCCAATCCGGTGGCCAGTTCAAACCCCACACTTCCACCTGGCCCCCATACAATCTTATGTTTCTCCAATATCTCACTTGCTATTTTAAGAGAGAAGAATACTGGTGATTGCTTATTTTCCCAAAGAGAGATTTCAGCTAAATGTTCGGGCTTGATTTGGTGAATAAAAGCGTCAATCGGTATAAACGCACCGAATCTTTCACTCCTTGCCTTCCCCCTGATCCCTATAGCGATCTGCCCGTCGGGTGCATTTGCCCTGCGGACAACCACATATGAGGCCATGCTCAATGCTTGAATCGCCCAGTCCGGAATTGGAGAATGGCTTATGAGATGTTTTGCTTCAATCTTCAATAAATCATGTGGCTCGATCACCATTGCTCCTCCAGCATCTTTCTGACTAAAATGGAAGCGGATCTTCCTCCCTCTTTAGCAATATCCGAGGAAAGCCGGCTGCTTAAATCTCGCGGACTATTTTGGATGTCCTCGATTGCTGCCTGTATACTTCTATAGATTGCATCACGATCTGCTTCCTCTGGTGCATCAGCATTGATATCGGAAATCAGTTCATGGAGTGCTCCCAATTTTTTAAATGACCGGATATCATAGGCCATTGACGGCACTTTTTTTGTAGCTTCTTCAAGTTCTTCAATGGTTCTCTGCGTGATTCTTGCAGCTGATTTCTTGGACATCACATGTACATTGACACCTTCATCATCCAAGGCGATTAATCGGTTCGCCTGCAATCCATGGGATAAAAATGCACCTGAAATAGCCTTGCCTGGAATAAACGCAATAACTGGATGACCGGCTAATCTTGCTGTTGCATATGCATCTGCAGCTGCAGCACATGCCTGATGGATTCCCAAAAGCTCTTCACGGTACCCATAAGCCTGGCTTGGAACATCAACTACCGCTACAATTGCACGTTTTTCTTCTTTATATTTATCTTCTTCTATCGCATCACGGACATGCCTGGCGATCATCCATCCCTGCTCGAGCCCAAACTCTCCTGAACGTGCTCTTGGGAATCGGCTTGATTCATCTGGAACAACAGCAAGGAAACGAACAGGCCAGCCTCCAACTTTTACATCAGAAGTTAAAACCGAAGGAACTGATCCAACATTTTTGCTTCCGTCTGTCAAAAGGTTAAACCATCTATGCCCCCTGCTTTTGATTGTCTCAGAGTCTTGAGCCTTAATGTTATGGGATTTCTTTGACTGATAGTATTCTGAGTCTGCCCAGTAAGCCTGAACTTTCTGAGGAGTGAGCATTTCTGAAGTATTTATGGAGCTAAGAAAATCAAGATATCTTTCTACCTGTGAGCTTCTCTGCTTTTCCACACGTCCCTGCAGGATAGCAGAAAATATGGCTTCTCTGAAAGAACTGATGTCATCCTTAGCCTCTATATCCGCAAAACCGGCAGCCACCCTTTGTCTGCCTCCAATCGTATTCCAAATCAGCTGGCGATCTGTTGAATCAAACTCCTGTATCCCAGCTTCCTGCTCGATTACCTCTGGTCCATTTAATCCAAGCCGGCCTTCACGCGTGATTATTAACGTACTGCATAAACCTGCGTTAATGGACATCCCGCCAAAAGCGCCAATTTTCCCGGGAATGACTCCTATAACAGGCACGTATTCCCTTAATGCCACGATCGCTGCGCCTATTTCGGCAATGGATAAGAGGCCATAGTTGGCTTCCTGGAGTCTGACACCCCCTGTATCAAAGATAAAAATGGGATAAAACGGATTGCCGGCCTTATTTTCTTCAAGTGCCATCTCTAAAGCACCAGCTATCTTCGCACCGGAAACTTCTCCGATTCCGCCTCCCTGAAAGCTGCCTTCAATGGATACAACTACTGCCGTACGTCCATTTAGCTTTCCTTTGCCGATCACAACCCCATCATCACTTTGGGGAACAATGCCCTGCGGTTCCAGGTGAGGGGATTCAAGACCTTCGAATGGTCCCAAAAGCTCCCTGAATGTGCCTTCATCCATAAGCACTCTTGCACGCTCTCTGCCTCCGCACTCTACAAAGCTATTTTTTAATGTATCCAGCATTTCTGCCCACCTCCAATGCCTGTGAAAGCCTCAATGATACAACGCCCGGAGTTGCACCAAAATCATTGATTTTAATGTTTGCTGAAATAGCATGATTGCTAAAAAATCGTTCTAATACCTTTTCCCATATTTGATTGAAGCCTGTTGTACCAGTACGGACTGTCACATCTGCATATCCCTGGTCAGATGGCTCCATTAAAATCTCCAGGTCTCCTGATCCTACAACTCCCACATGGGCATTTGATTCAAGCATTTGAGTTGCAGGAAAACGAAAGTTCAATTTCTCCATACGGCAGCTCTCCTTCTGCTATATTTGTAAGGTTTTTAATCTCTTAAACTCGTTTTTCTCATTCTGATCCAGATAGTCCAAAAAGATAGCAGCGGCAAGCAAATCAGCGCTCCCGCCGGGTGATACATTCATGCTGCATAATGATTGATCCAATTGTTCTAATAGCTGCCACCCTTTGTCGGCAGAAACTCCTCCTGCCAATACTATTTCCTTTGCATGAGCCTTTGTGAATTCGAGGGCTTCCGCGCTTCCCCTATGCAAAATACACGTGTCATTTAACTCTGCCATCAGCGCAACAAGTACGTTTAACCTGCAAAAATTCTCCTTCAAACCTCTTTTTCTTGATTCATCAAGAACTGGCAGCGCTATCTGTCTTATATGAGGAAAACCTTGCTCGGCCTCTCCCCTTGCTCCATCCACTCCAAACCTTGCTTTAACCCGGCTGCCATTTGTTTTATCAGCAGGCAGGTTTCGATCTTCATATAGAGCAAGCTCTCCTGCCTGAACCGCTACCTCTTTGCCTGGGCTTTTCCCCAGATCCATTGCAGCACTTGAAACTAGCAGACCTAATGCCCATATCGCTCCTTTATGGGTATTTACGCCACCCGTGGCCTGGAACATATCCTGTTCACCCCGCCTGCCAATCATGGCGATCTCTTCGCGCAGCTCCTGAGAAGGGGTCCGGTTAAAGCTTGTTTCAGCTATTTCCCTGAATGTATCTTCAAGTGCAATAGCTGACCGTATCATTGTGTTTAAGGACATATCTCTATGCGAACCGGAGTTTTTCTTATCGACCAGTCCTGGTTTTGGCGTCAGCTCAGCCTCTTCTATCAGTGATTGTACTGCCAGCTTTCCAAGATATAGGCTGTAAGATTCTAAGTCTTTCATTATTTCCATTCAGCCCCTTTTACCAGCTTCTAAATTTAGCAGGCGGTTCATATAACCCTTCCGACCATTCCACAAGCTCCTCAACATTTTTAGCAGCCAGCAGTGATCGTTTTGCATCGGTCCTTCTAATTCCGAGATCCTCCGGAAGAGCGATTAACCCTTCTCTTCTTAATTTTTCCGTCCCTTTTACATCGTGCTTCATGCCGATAGGGGTTACACCCGCAATGGCTGCGATTGCCTGCCTCCGCTCCTCCATGCTGTCCGTTTTATATAGATAGGCAATGCCCTCCTCTGTGACTATATGTGTCACATCATGCCCATAAATCATGACAGGCGCAGTTTCAAGGCCTATATCTGCTTTAGCGCCAACAGCATCCAGCGATTCAACAAATACAGGTTTATTTCCGTTTTGGAAGGTTTCAACTACCTGAACAACCAATTTTCTTCCGCGTGCAAGAGGGTCAGTATCCGTCATCATGTCAAGCCACGCTTGAGAGGAATGGCGCCTTCCTCCCGGATCATGTCCCATGTTCGGCGCTCCTCCAAAGCCGGCAAGGCGCCCCCTCGTTACGGTTGAAGAATTCCCTGCTTCGTCAATCTGCAGGCTAGAGCCTACAAATAGATCAACAGCATATTGTCCTGCAAGCTGGCAAAGTGTCCGGTTTGAGCGCAAGCTTCCATCATGGCCAGTAAAAAACACATCACGCCGGGCAGCGACGTATTTTTCCATCCCTACTTCCCCGCCAAAGCAATGGACACTCTCTACCCATCCGCTTTCAATAGCCGGGATGAGTGTAGGATGAGGATTCAAAGCCCAATGCCTGCAAATTTTCCCCTTCAAGCCTAATGATTCACCGTAGGTAGGGAGAAGCAGTTCTATCGCGGCAGTATTATAGCCTATCCCGTGATTCAGAGATTTTACTCCGTGTTTTTCATAGATTCCCCTTATGACCATCATGGCCTGCAGAATCTGAATATCTGTAATATGGCGAGGGTCACGTGTAAATAGCGGCTCAAGCTGATAAGGCTTGTCGGCAACAACAACAAAATCAATCCAAGAGCCTGGAATGTCCACCCGAGGCAATTCATCAGTCAATTCATTCACCTGGGCAATGACAATTCCGCTGCTGAAGCCTGCTGCTTCAACAAGAGTCGGAGTTTCCTCCGTATTTGGCCCTGTATATAAGTTGCCTTCTGCATCGGCTTTATCCGCAGCCACTAAAGCCACTGAAGGAATCAAGTCAATGAAGAGCCTTCCATATAACTCTACATATGTATGAATCTCGCCCATTGTCAGTTTCCCGTCTTCAAGCATTTGCGCCATCCTAAGGCTTTGCGGGCCAGCATAAGAAAAATCCACTTTGCTGGCAATGCCCCGCTCAAATATATCCAGGTGTTCAGGACGGGAAATACTGGACATGATCATGTGCAAATCGAATATTTTTTTCGGGTCAGCCTGAGCAAGAGCAGCTGAAAGGAAGGATGCCTGTTTTTGATTGTTTCCTTCCAGCACCACCCGATCTCCCGGCATAATCAGTGTTTCAAGAGCCTCGACAATTTGGCGGGTTGGAATAATTCGATTGCTGGTGATGCCCTTCATTTTCTCTAATCGTTTTTGCTTGGTTTCAAGACGTGTATTCCAGGATCGCTGTTTGGCAGCCTGCATGATAAAATCCCCTTTCTATTTAAAAATTTTATTTTAAGAACAAAATCTCTTTGCCAGGAAAAGGCAATTGTCTAACCCGTTTTCATCCACGGAAACAGAGTGGGCACCAGGCAGTGTTCTTTTATTTAAAGTGGTCAGGACATTCCCTGGGGGCATCTCGATCAAAAGCCTTGTGCCATGCTCACAAAGCAAAGAGCTGATTTCATACCAGCGGACTGGATGCGAAACATTAAAAGCGAGGTCTTCTCGAATTTGCTCAGAATCCCTTAATAGCCTTGCTGTCCGATTTGCGGCATATGGGATATAAGGGACACGGATATTGACAGAAGCAAGCTTGTCATATAAGGAATCTCCGACAGAATTCAGCAATGGACAATGTGATGGCACACTTACATTCAGAAGCTCGGCCGTCCTTGCACCACGTTGACCGGCTTGATCAAGAACCTCTTTGATGCCTGGAATGGAGCCGGAAATGGTTACTTGATCTGCTGCATTTATATTCGAGGGATATACCGGATTCTCTTCTGAAGAAATGGCTGCAGCTATTTCGTTTACAGTCCTGGCATCAAAACCAGTAATCACCCCCATCCCATAACCCGATGGAAAAGCCTGTTCCATTAGCTCTCCTCTCAGCTTTACAATCTCCAAAGCATCGGTAAAATCCATAGCCCCGCAAATAACTGCAGCTCCAAAGGCTCCGGCTGAATGACCTGCAACAAAATCCGGCATCACCCCTTCTGCTTTAAATGCTTTTGATACAGCCACTGACGCAATAAGCAAAGACAATTGAACTGAAACAGTGGACTTTAAGGCTTTGTCAGTATCAAGATCCAAGACATTTTCACCGATTCCTTCTCTTGCTTCCTGCAGAACTTCAAGAGCGGCTGGATGGTCCGGCAGGCTATGCAGCATACCAATTTTTTGGGAGCCCTGGCCGGGAAATACGAATGCAAGCTTCATTTCATTCCCTCCCGCTTGCCCATCTTTCTTTTCATGCTGGCTATTACATCCTGATTATGCCTTGTCAGCAAATCTGCTGCCTCGTCTAATTTTCCATCTTTTAAGAGGCCAATTAACATATCATGTTCACGCACTGACTTTTCGATATTCCCCTGGCTGGCAAATGAAAGACTCTGTATTCTCAACAATGGCCATCCAAGCCGGGAATACATGGTCTTAATTGTTTCACTTTTGCTCATTTCTACAAGTGCAGTATGAAAGGAGTGGTTCAGCTGCGTGTACTGATGAACATCCGTAACATCGTTCATCTTGTCTAGAAGTTCTTTCATTTTTTTCAGCCAATGCCGATCGATTCCGTTTCTGCTGATTCTATCCATAGCCATTGACTCCAGCATTATACGAATTTCAAGCAAATCATAAATTTCGTTTTCAGTATAATCCTTAACGATGGCTCCTTTTCGGGGTATCCTTTCCACAAGCCCTTCAATCGAAAGCAAGTAAATGGCCTCTCTTACTGGTGCACGGCTTGTTCCATACTCTTCAGCATAAATATGCTCAATCAATTTATCCCCAGGAACCAGCTCTCCCTTTATGATTTGTTCGGTGATATGCTCCGCTATATGATTTGATAAAGCATTTTGACTAAATTTATCTGCTTTCATGACACTGTCTCCTTCAATACAAAATGTTTGGTCGACTGTCGATTTAATTATACCTTTCCATTTTGAATAATTCAATATTTTGAGAAAATTGTAAAAATTAATTGACTTATTCTTTTCATTCGTTTTATTATGAGTTCTAGGAATACAGTCGACTGTAGATTACAAAAATGCAAACGCTTTCTTTACTTCAAACAATTTATACGAC includes:
- a CDS encoding hydantoinase/oxoprolinase family protein yields the protein MRVATDIGGTFTDLVYVNEDGEIGVAKSHTTPPNFEKGVIDVIEKSGIDQTAIKTFIHGTTVIINALTERKGVKTGLITTKGFRDVLEIARGNRPDLFNVRYEKPVPFVERYLRQEVEERLNYKGEVLSPLNKEQVAEVVNYFKEQRVEAIAVAYLHSYVNPVHEIETVELIKKLWPEAAVTASYEVTKEWREYERTSTTVLNSYVKPIAATYVNRLHNKLVENKTDSQNYIMQSNGGTTTFNSAKQTPINMVESGPVAGIYGAAVLGEILNEKNIIAFDIGGTTAKCSLINQGEVKVSTDYFIEKNERSAGYPIKVPVVDIVEIGNGGGSIAWIDGAGSLKVGPQSAGALPGPVAYGQGGTEPTTTDANLVTGRLSPKNFDYEVDLDKVKAAIKEKVADHFEMTVEEAALGIIRIANSNMLNALKLISVRKGHNPREFSLVAFGGGGSMHAPALAKELGVKKVIVPVASSVFSAWGMLMTDLRHDYIQTYIRRINELNPIELNKEWNSIEVQALKQYQEEGVSEEKVLFTRFADIRYLGQEHTVKVPVPNGEWSDETLIEVVKRFGDLHEQHYTFKLEGTPAEIVNLHLTAFGKVLKPKMKKINSINSNIQEAYKETRPVYFEEEGWIETKVYHRSLFGKGMQISGPAIVEEQSASTVIYPGQSLTVDEYGNLIIETGVE
- the cyoE gene encoding heme o synthase, yielding MKEEATLKMQGRSLSKILALTVKTGIIKSNLIPMFAGLTLALYTYDFGLLEKLPEILLAFIGSSLVMGAAGAFNNLYDRDIDSIMKRTQSRPTVTGEIKPKQVLWLGAFMSVFGILALAFTTPLAGLLGFLGLFFYVVPYTMWSKRRTIYNTEIGSISGAMPPLIGWAAIHPDITHPAILGLFIITVIWQMPHFYAIAIRKHDEYKAANVPMLPVVKGVRRTYIQTNIYLIILIGISFLLGSLSIGLMLVALLLGIAWLALSVYGYKRMDPEKWAKSLFIFSLVHMTVLFSTVIIYSIMGIIFDL
- a CDS encoding malonate decarboxylase holo-ACP synthase — encoded protein: MVIEPHDLLKIEAKHLISHSPIPDWAIQALSMASYVVVRRANAPDGQIAIGIRGKARSERFGAFIPIDAFIHQIKPEHLAEISLWENKQSPVFFSLKIASEILEKHKIVWGPGGSVGFELATGLETVTSGSDLDIVVRAPKPIPVNIAAQIVNEMKSCPARVDIQAETPAGSFSLLEYAKGSATMLVKTKYGPLLCEDPWEIRMNKPIEKLVR
- a CDS encoding hydantoinase B/oxoprolinase family protein: MTQIVRSKVDPFTLEIVKDSLVAIGDEMFIALAKTSMSPIIYEVLDYASGLTDAKGQLLTQGNGVTGFIGMLSDMVKQTLKKFGNGKLKEGDIIIINDSYGGGGSHLSDVGLVMPIFYKGEIVAFSANKAHWTEVGGKDPGSFSNDATDIFQEGLQFPSVKLFNEGEINQAIVDIIEANVRFPELSLGDMWAQVAALKTGEKRVKELCEKHGKQLFLSSVDYLLDHGEQLARQELTKLPKGTFNAEGFIDDDGFGNGPFKIKVKVTISDDKFVADFRGSHPQVPGPVNCSYTALVSAVRTIFLAITNPSQDANDGVFRPLEVITDKGSVLSAERPAPVSIYWESMLAGADLIWKALAPVIPHRLNAGHLLSVCSVVLSGLHQDTDEPFLIVEPSVGGWGASEGQDGARGQFCIGDGETYNVPVEVAETRYGIMVDEYSLHTDGAGAGEYIGGSGVIRSYKALTDNQMVSVTFGRNKFVPWGMNEGKEGSANKVYIEKANGEVDGPFGIYPRYPLNKGDVVKLVTATGGGYGDPFSRPAEKVADDVRNGYITAAQAEADFGVIVNDKTYEVEGLTEERQNRGE
- a CDS encoding helix-turn-helix domain-containing protein; the encoded protein is MEEIYKKIKDLRLQHGYTLKELSERTDLSISFLSQVERGATSLAITSLKKIADALNVKISEFFEDEKPNQNFMVKASEHKPFNIKGSEFTYVRVNGEFPGRSLEPLLVTLAPNQKQIQQFGHPGEEYYYVLKGFVIFHVDGKEYIVREGDSIHFPSTYPHTMENPINEESRLLCVLTPVIF